The following is a genomic window from Branchiostoma lanceolatum isolate klBraLanc5 chromosome 10, klBraLanc5.hap2, whole genome shotgun sequence.
TCTCGTACTGATCATGAATATCAGCTGGAGCAGAGGAAGAATACTAATGGTTTTACTTAATGACCGGAGTTTTAAGTTTGTAGTTTAAATCATTCTGCAgcatagtactagtagtattacATTACATGCAGCATGCTCCCACTCCCGTAGGCAGAGGATGTATCGTACTGAATATCAGCTGGGGTAGAGGAATAATACTGTAAGTTTGTTTACttctgcagtggttttatttcatgacaGGAGGGAAAAGAAGGTTTTTGCCATGTTTTTAATTCATAGTTTAAaccagtagtacagtagtatagtggttgaatgaatgaatgaatgaatgttttattaTGGTGTCCTGGGTGGTAGTAGGTGTACATTTGAAATGCATActtgtggtgtcatgaatttggtGTAGAGAGGTCAGagcaaaactgcaaaaatagaaCTACCGCAAACATGTCAAGACTTACACCACAGCTTGTAAATGACAGTATGCTAGAAATTATTTCAATGCCTAATCAAATGGACAATTTACATTCAATGTGgttaaaaagacagcaaaaccaTATTTGGTGGGTGAAACAACCCAAAATTGAAACAACTAATTAAAAGTCATAAAATTCAGATCGTGTACCCGTTGTGATTTAACCAACCCCTTCCATCAGTATCAGCAATGAATCATCCCTTACCTTCCTGCTCCAGTTGGACTGTTAGTGGTTCCTCCCCCTCAGAGAAAAGCTGCCTGGGTCTCTTCCTGATCTCCCCGTTGTCATGGATACTCAACGACTTCACTCCGATCAGTTCCCGCGACGGGCTCTGTCGGGCGCGGCGTGACGGAGGCTGGAACTTGGCGGGGCTGATGATTGGTCGCTGCGATCGATAGCGGAGCGAGCTCGTCGGCTCGCCAAACAGTGGCGAATTCCTCCCAAACTGCGGACTCCTACCAAACTGCGGCAACGTACGCATATCGAATTGTGGCGACCTTCTAATCGATTCTGGTAGAGTTGAGTCCAGTTGTGGCGAGTTTCTCCCTAGTTGTGGGCTTCCACCGAACTGTGGCAAGGCTGTATGGAACTGTAGCGAAGTTCGTCCTGTTTCTGGCAATGTTGTGTCCAGTCGTGGTGAAGTGTTTGCAAATTGTGGCGAGGTTCTTCTGGAGTCTGTGAACAGGGAGGCGGGTGAGCTGTGGGTCAAACCAAACGATCCTGTGGAGGGGGAGAGAAAGACATTGTCATGGAATAAAATGAGGACTCCAACTTGAGTTGAAAAAACAAATGCAAACAATcaggaataaaaaaatgaatactCGTGTACTAATTTTCAAATTGAGCAGCTTTGGAGCAATACGAGTTAAACTTCAATAAAAGACTTGAGTATGGCTGCCTTtaatttgtaatacattttgttttcaggcaTAGAAAAATGGCAAACCAAATCTAACACAATGCCTCTATTGTGCAATTATTGTATAATAATTTATCTCTTGGCACTTGGGTTTTGGCAGAAAACGATGGAGCACGGATGAATGGAAAAACTGTAACATAAAAAAAAGCTAGGAAGACAAAGACTTTCTTCAACTGAATGATAAATGTGATCTTCCGGAAAGACAATTTGAGAGCAGCCAATCTGGGAACCAAGACATTAAATGGGATATGATCATTGTCTTCACATTGTATACATTCAGTTCTATTCCAAAATACAGCGTATTAAAAGCATAAGGATTACATTTAGTTTATCCCATACAAAATCATTCAATGTGTCAAAAAAATCATACCTGTATAACTGTGGGAACTTCTGCAGCTCTGTCGTCCTATAGACAGGGTGTCAAAGTTGTCGGGCACTGGGGCTCTGCTGGGGGTTTGGCGGACACTTTTAAGGGGCGAGCGAGGTCTGGGTGTGGAGTAGGCTGATGTACTGGGGGTGGAGGGAACACTTGGAGGAGACCCGCTCAGATAAGATGCATCACTGCCCCATGGAGACAAGGGTCTGAGAGAAAAGGTTAAGTCTTAAAGTGAATCTGTCAAGAAAGGTATTgtttatcattttactttcaCAACATAAGACAAAAAGGGAAGAAgggaaaaaatgcaaaattttacTGTCTCAACTCTAAGATGTTAATCTGCTGTTGTTTTTCTTAGTGTGTCTCACGCTTTGTAGCATTTcctgaaattatattttgtaactttcaTACCTAGCAAGACTGTTGAAGAAAAGGATAAAGAAAAGAGGAAGAGGAGTAAAATCATTTAGTAAATATTAAGTATATACTGAAGAAAGATAAGTAGATCATCAACAGATTATCATAATCACTTTGAATATACATTAATCTAATCTAGAAATGATATGAAGGCTTGAAACTCCcacaaatactttttttcaaatacctTAATGTTTCTGGCTTTTTTGGTTGCTGCACTTTTTTGTTCTTCCCAAAGACACAGAGTAGAGTGGATAGGAGACTGGACATACTGATGGCCACATAGCACCAGCTCTGGACCCTGGGGGGTATCATCCCCACCCCTGGGGGTAGCTTCCCCACTCCCCAAGGGATGTGCATCACTAGGGTCAGCAGCCACAGCAGCACACATAGTGCATCTCTCCTTCTTAACCTGAAAACAAGGATATCATAAGATATGCCAGGGAAATCTTGCAGAATGAATTTCAATGCAATTTTAGATACATTATGTAACATGAAGAcgattgaaatatttgtataaACAATTCAGCAGATGCAGATACTGTAATTAAATAGGCCCCTTTTGTATAGTTTTGGTgccaaaactggaaatattctccagaacaaaattttgcctAATGTATCCATTCAACGTTATAACAATATCTTAAACATATTTTTGTCATTCTACTACATTTTAGACCTGTAGTCAAAAGAAAACATGTAAATTATGTGTTGAATCCGGTGACCAAAACGAAGCTGATTTGTCAACAATTCTCAGGTTTTCAACACGTTTGTGAGGCACAACAAAGTCTCCATTGTACTCACTGGGTATATATTGCTAGCCAATGTGACAAGGTACGTTCAAATTAAGATGTAAGAAATGACTGAAACattgacattttgtttgttctgaTCCAACAATAAAGGCCTTTAAGCTACATTACACTATCATAGCTACatgcactttttgttttgtaatctTTGTTGGCGCAGTATGTTTCCTAGTCTGCATAAactgactgacagtagtagCAGCAGGCACTACCAGGGTAAACCAACCTGTCTTTTCCTGCAAGTAAAACTGCAGTTAGCTTAACAAACAGGCCCACAAACACCACCGCGTACACAGACTCTGTCTCCACAACATCATGCAGGACGTCTGGTAGCTTCTTCTGGAGGTTTGCTGGCAAAGTTTTACTCCTGAGTAGGTTTAGCAGCACCAACAGCACGGCCACTATGGCTGCTACAAGCCTCAGTATGGTGATGTATGCTGGGGTCTTCACAGTCAGCACTGCCCCCTGTTGGAATGAAAATGTACTGCATGAGGCTATTTTCCTGAATACCGTAAATCTTGAAAGGCAACCTGGTTGGATCTGCAttcatctttcggaagggatgtaaaatggaggCCCcatgatcgaggaggtgccacgAATActttaaaaggcactacaactaTTGACAGTTTACTGAAACCAGCGCAGGGGTGCACCCGGCGAG
Proteins encoded in this region:
- the LOC136442798 gene encoding transmembrane protein 201-like, translated to MEQGSNTTGSFEFGDSHSTTVAMATAAGGLLIVGLLLKKVFRSPPADVEVNCWFCQTDCTVPHGNQNCWDCPRCDQYNGFQEDGDYNKPIPAQHLEELNYDRVSAVPTPGVTPARTWNILCPSCNRNQLLKVQQLAEFVPTDEATYDEEVEAYRWRLEHLYQLCGPCQVAVGCHLRRQDQTILAGFMGDRLRVFHPRNYAGAVLTVKTPAYITILRLVAAIVAVLLVLLNLLRSKTLPANLQKKLPDVLHDVVETESVYAVVFVGLFVKLTAVLLAGKDRLRRRDALCVLLWLLTLVMHIPWGVGKLPPGVGMIPPRVQSWCYVAISMSSLLSTLLCVFGKNKKVQQPKKPETLRPLSPWGSDASYLSGSPPSVPSTPSTSAYSTPRPRSPLKSVRQTPSRAPVPDNFDTLSIGRQSCRSSHSYTGSFGLTHSSPASLFTDSRRTSPQFANTSPRLDTTLPETGRTSLQFHTALPQFGGSPQLGRNSPQLDSTLPESIRRSPQFDMRTLPQFGRSPQFGRNSPLFGEPTSSLRYRSQRPIISPAKFQPPSRRARQSPSRELIGVKSLSIHDNGEIRKRPRQLFSEGEEPLTVQLEQEADIHDQYETSSAYGSGSVSGSDAGSSDGGNTTSSCRVHSTTTDQTENPWRPVSPEEKTAGPPGNLFAWKWLFGLSVGCNTVLVAYVITQFVSAYQ